The following coding sequences are from one Lolium rigidum isolate FL_2022 chromosome 6, APGP_CSIRO_Lrig_0.1, whole genome shotgun sequence window:
- the LOC124662668 gene encoding protein STRICTOSIDINE SYNTHASE-LIKE 10-like: MGRSFGTTALLLVALASVVSSCAAELIRTTETRWALRIPLPSGVTGAESLAFDAEGGGPYTGVSDGRVLKWGGTAVGWTTFAYHANYRKLPLCLSSVVPSEETESLCGRPLGLAFHYRSGCLYIADAYKGLMRVGPDGGEAEVLATGADGVAFNFVNGIDVDQATGDVYFTDSSLTYPRRFNTEVVINADATGRLMKYNAETKQVTVLKEDLLYPNGVAIGYDMSYVLVAHTTPCKVFRYYLKGPKVGNYELFADLPGYPDNARRDGQNCYWVALNQERTHPNATAPVKHLVGVRLNRDGMEVEELTAAKGVTLSEVMELDGKLWLGSVELDYVGIIAQSVYTISL, from the exons ATGGGGCGCAGCTTCGGCACGACGGCTCTCCTTCTCGTCGCCCTCGCCTCCGTGGTCTCATCGTGCGCGGCGGAGCTTATCAGGACGACCGAGACTCGGTGGGCCCTCCGCATTCCGCTGCCCAGCGGCGTCACCGGCGCCGAGAGCCTCGCCTTCGACGCGGAGGGCGGAGGCCCCTACACCGGCGTCTCCGACGGCCGCGTTCTCAAGTGGGGCGGCACCGCCGTCGGCTGGACAACCTTCGCCTACCACGCCAACTACAG GAAACTTCCTCTGTGCCTGTCGTCGGTGGTGCCGTCGGAGGAGACGGAGAGCCTGTGCGGGCGCCCGCTGGGGCTTGCCTTCCACTACAGGTCGGGGTGCCTGTACATCGCCGATGCGTACAAGGGGCTCATGAGGGTTGGTCCGgacggcggcgaggcggaggTGCTGGCGACCGGGGCGGACGGGGTGGCGTTTAACTTTGTCAACGGCATCGATGTCGATCAAGCTACCGGTGATGTTTACTTCACTGACAGCAGCCTGACCTATCCACGCAG ATTCAACACCGAAGTCGTGATAAACGCCGATGCCACCGGACGACTGATGAAGTACAATGCAGAGACGAAACAAGTCACCGTGTTGAAGGAAGACTTACTCTACCCCAATGGCGTCGCCATCGGCTATGATATGTCATATGTTCTTGTGGCGCACACCACGCCTTGCAAGGTCTTCAGGTACTACCTGAAAGGGCCAAAGGTTGGAAACTATGAGCTATTCGCTGACCTGCCGGGCTACCCGGATAATGCGAGGCGTGACGGGCAAAATTGCTATTGGGTCGCACTGAACCAAGAGAGGACGCACCCAAATGCGACGGCTCCGGTCAAGCACTTGGTCGGGGTAAGGCTCAACCGCGATGGCATGGAGGTCGAGGAATTGACGGCGGCTAAGGGTGTCACCCTGAGCGAGGTGATGGAGCTAGACGGAAAGTTGTGGTTGGGATCGGTCGAACTTGATTACGTGGGGATCATTGCCCAATCTGTTTACACTATTAGTCTCTGA